In Rattus norvegicus strain BN/NHsdMcwi chromosome 1, GRCr8, whole genome shotgun sequence, a genomic segment contains:
- the Cd274 gene encoding programmed cell death 1 ligand 1 precursor: protein MRIFAVLIVTACSHVLAAFTITAPKDLYVVEYGSNVTMECRFPVEQKLDLLALVVYWEKEDKEVIQFVEGEEDLKPQHSSFRGRAFLPKDQLLKGNAVLQITDVKLQDAGVYCCMISYGGADYKRITLKVNAPYRKINQRISMDPATSEHELMCQAEGYPEAEVIWTNSDHQSLSGETTVTTSQTEEKLLNVTSVLRVNATANDVFHCTFWRVHSGENHTAELIIPELPVPRLPHNRTHWVLLGSVLLFLIVGFTVFFCLRKQVRMLDVEKCGFEDRNSKNRNDTQFEET, encoded by the exons ATGAGGATATTTGCTGTCCTTATAGTCACAGCCTGCAGTCACGTGCTAGCGG CATTTACCATCACAGCTCCAAAGGACCTGTACGTGGTGGAGTATGGCAGCAATGTCACGATGGAATGCAGATTCCCAGTAGAACAGAAATTGGACCTGCTTGCCTTAGTGGTGTACTGGGAAAAGGAAGACAAGGAAGTTATTCAGTttgtggagggagaggaggacctGAAGCCTCAACACAGCAGCTTCAGGGGGAGAGCCTTCTTGCCAAAGGACCAGCTTTTGAAGGGGAACGCGGTGCTTCAGATCACAGATGTCAAGCTGCAGGACGCAGGTGTCTACTGCTGCATGATCAGCTATGGTGGAGCGGACTACAAGCGAATCACATTGAAAGTCAACG CTCCATACCGCAAAATCAACCAAAGAATTTCCATGGATCCAGCCACTTCTGAGCATGAACTAATGTGCCAGGCTGAGGGTTACCCAGAAGCCGAAGTGATCTGGACAAACAGTGACCACCAGTCCCTGAGTGGGGAAACAACTGTCACCACTTCCCAGACTGAGGAGAAGCTTCTCAACGTGACCAGCGTTCTGAGGGTCAACGCAACAGCTAATGATGTTTTCCACTGTACGTTCTGGAGAGTACACTCAGGGGAGAACCACACGGCTGAACTGATCATCCCAG AACTGCCTGTACCACGTCTCCCACATAACAGGACACACTGGGTACTCCTGGGATCCGTCCTTTTGTTCCTCATCGTGGGGTTCACCGTCTTCTTCTGCTTGAGAAAACAAG TGAGAATGCTAGATGTGGAAAAATGCGGCTTCGAAGATAGAAATTCAAAGAACCGAAATG ATACACAGTTCGAGGAGACGTAA